From a single Solenopsis invicta isolate M01_SB chromosome 4, UNIL_Sinv_3.0, whole genome shotgun sequence genomic region:
- the LOC113004638 gene encoding uncharacterized protein LOC113004638, whose amino-acid sequence MVLARVPPVQFLATARATMYARVKASRLRGNVIPPRTMASWRERARRRAIEVWRDHLLKNPPTVGTRVLEAVLPHLEEWVDRPWSGLSYRMTQVLTGHGCFGEYLCRIGKEPTTHCHHCDAKRDSAQHTLEHCPAWDELRRVLKDKIGEDLSLGAVVAKMVLRESCWKAGASFCEQVMLQKEAAETARERQRGGRPGAGSRQR is encoded by the coding sequence ATGGTTCTAGCAAGAGTGCCACCAGTACAATTCCTGGCAACGGCCCGAGCTACCATGTACGCTCGGGTCAAAGCCTCCCGCCTACGGGGCAACGTCATTCCCCCGAGGACCATGGCgtcgtggagagagagagcccgtcgGCGGGCGATCGAAGTATGGCGAGACCACCTCCTCAAAAACCCGCCGACAGTGGGCACCCGGGTTCTGGAGGCCGTCCTCCCCCACCTGGAGGAGTGGGTGGACCGCCCATGGAGCGGTCTATCTTACCGAAtgacgcaggtgctcaccggacacggttgtttcggtgagtacctgtgtcgAATAGGGAAAGAGCCGACAACGCATTGCCACCACTGTGATGCGAAAAGGGACTCTGCGCAGCACACGTTGGAGCATTGCCCAGCGTGGGACGAGCTGCGCAGAGTCCTGAAAGACAAAATCGGAGAAGATCTCTCCTTGGGGGCCGTTGTTGCTAAGATGGTTCTCAGGGAGAGTTGTTGGAAGGCGGGCGCCTCCTTCTGTGAACAAGTGATGTTGCAGAAGGAGGCGGCCGAGACGGCGAGAGAGAGACAGCGAGGAGGAAGACCCGGGGCGGGTAGCAGGCAACGATGA